Proteins from a single region of Chryseobacterium sp. T16E-39:
- a CDS encoding endonuclease III domain-containing protein: MTKKQRAELVQLELEKLYPEVPIPLAHTDAYTLMVAVALSAQTTDKKVNEVTPELFKVAGTPEKMAKLEVSEIKELIKEIGLSNTKAKNLKRMAELLLERHNGVVPQTYEELEALPGVGHKTASVVMSQGFGFPAFPVDTHIHRLMTQWKLTSGKNVVETEKDAKNIWKEGVWNKLHLQIIFYGREYSPARGKGEKDFITKMMFEK; encoded by the coding sequence ATGACAAAAAAGCAAAGAGCTGAACTTGTTCAGCTTGAATTAGAAAAATTATATCCTGAAGTTCCCATTCCTTTAGCACATACTGACGCTTATACGTTGATGGTTGCCGTAGCGCTTTCTGCACAGACAACAGATAAGAAGGTGAATGAAGTAACACCCGAGCTATTTAAAGTGGCAGGAACTCCAGAAAAGATGGCTAAGCTTGAAGTTTCAGAGATTAAAGAGCTCATCAAAGAGATTGGACTTTCCAATACAAAAGCAAAAAACCTGAAAAGAATGGCCGAACTTTTACTGGAAAGACATAATGGAGTGGTTCCTCAGACATATGAAGAATTAGAGGCATTACCTGGTGTCGGACATAAAACAGCTTCTGTAGTAATGAGTCAGGGGTTTGGGTTTCCTGCATTTCCGGTAGATACACATATTCACAGGCTAATGACCCAATGGAAGCTTACTTCCGGGAAAAATGTAGTTGAAACCGAAAAAGATGCCAAAAATATTTGGAAAGAGGGGGTATGGAACAAACTTCATCTCCAGATCATCTTCTATGGAAGGGAATATTCTCCCGCGAGAGGAAAAGGAGAGAAGGATTTTATTACAAAGATGATGTTTGAAAAGTAA
- a CDS encoding DUF885 domain-containing protein: MKNVLSKSILCLGLTVGLMSCKKSDSPLTKVTPTNLDSIASNYYEQYLKLYPLDATSQGDTRYNDQLSINIDKDFISGEIAFYNSIQNQLDKVDYKSLSDEDKVVYDVLDYTLKDKIEAYAYHPEYIPFSQFTGLPLNFPLFGSGEGSQPFKTEKDYTDWLQRMNKFPLWMDSAIENFKEGINNKIVLPKKLIVKMIPQMKAEEIITPDFEKNIFYGPIKKFPKDFSQSQREKFTALYKEAILKKIIPAYTKMGTFLEKEYLPKGRDTDGYNSLPKGNEIYQYYVKSWTTTNKSPEEINKIGLQQVAMLRTEMEKVKQQVGFTGSLEQFITFVKTDPKAMPYKTSKEVLAGFNGILSKITPKLKTMFNVTPKTKFEIRQTEKFREASASAEYTPGTPDGKRPGIFYVPLPDPAKFNVTSGMESLFLHEAIPGHHYQVSLQQENTKLPKFMRFGWFGAYGEGWAHYCETLGPEFGLYTDPYQKMGYLSDQMLRAVRLVVDTGLHTGKMTREEAIKYFLSNISYDEAGATAEVERYMAMPGQALGYKIGSLRIRELRDQYQKQLGKKFNLASFHDEVLSQGCLPLDVLNRKMELWAKKQK, translated from the coding sequence ATGAAAAACGTTTTGTCTAAAAGTATTTTATGTCTGGGCCTGACTGTAGGCCTTATGTCTTGTAAAAAGTCCGATTCTCCCCTCACAAAGGTAACGCCCACCAATCTTGATTCGATTGCGTCAAATTATTATGAACAATATTTGAAACTGTATCCACTAGATGCTACTTCGCAGGGAGATACCAGATATAACGACCAACTATCCATCAATATCGATAAAGATTTTATTTCAGGAGAAATTGCCTTTTACAATTCAATTCAAAATCAGTTAGATAAAGTGGATTATAAAAGTCTTTCAGATGAAGACAAAGTCGTTTATGATGTATTAGATTACACCCTAAAAGATAAAATTGAAGCTTACGCCTACCATCCCGAATATATCCCATTCAGCCAATTTACAGGTCTGCCTCTAAATTTCCCTTTATTTGGAAGTGGTGAAGGAAGTCAGCCATTCAAAACAGAAAAAGATTATACTGACTGGCTACAAAGAATGAATAAATTCCCTTTATGGATGGATAGCGCCATTGAAAACTTCAAAGAAGGGATTAATAATAAAATAGTTCTTCCTAAAAAGCTTATCGTAAAAATGATCCCACAGATGAAAGCTGAAGAAATCATTACCCCGGATTTCGAAAAGAATATCTTCTATGGGCCTATTAAAAAATTTCCAAAAGATTTCTCACAATCTCAGAGAGAAAAATTTACAGCCCTTTATAAGGAGGCTATTTTGAAAAAAATCATTCCTGCCTATACTAAAATGGGCACCTTTTTAGAAAAGGAATATCTTCCTAAAGGAAGGGACACAGATGGTTACAACAGTCTACCTAAAGGAAACGAAATCTATCAATACTATGTAAAAAGCTGGACCACAACCAACAAATCTCCTGAAGAAATCAATAAAATTGGACTTCAGCAAGTGGCTATGCTTCGTACCGAAATGGAAAAAGTAAAGCAACAGGTTGGATTCACAGGAAGTCTGGAACAATTTATAACGTTTGTCAAAACAGATCCTAAGGCAATGCCTTACAAAACGTCAAAAGAAGTTTTAGCAGGTTTTAATGGGATTTTATCTAAAATTACTCCGAAGCTAAAAACCATGTTCAATGTAACCCCGAAAACAAAATTCGAGATCAGGCAGACGGAGAAGTTCAGAGAGGCAAGTGCAAGTGCAGAGTATACTCCGGGAACTCCTGATGGCAAAAGACCAGGTATCTTTTATGTCCCTCTTCCCGATCCTGCCAAGTTCAATGTTACTTCTGGAATGGAATCTCTTTTCTTACATGAAGCCATTCCGGGGCATCACTATCAGGTTTCTCTTCAGCAGGAAAACACAAAACTGCCAAAGTTCATGAGATTCGGATGGTTTGGAGCTTACGGAGAAGGCTGGGCACATTACTGCGAGACTTTAGGTCCTGAATTTGGGTTATACACCGATCCTTATCAAAAAATGGGGTATTTAAGTGACCAAATGTTGAGAGCGGTAAGACTTGTTGTTGATACTGGTTTACATACAGGAAAAATGACCAGAGAAGAGGCAATCAAATACTTTTTAAGTAATATCTCTTATGACGAGGCAGGAGCTACAGCAGAAGTAGAAAGATATATGGCAATGCCTGGTCAGGCTTTAGGATACAAAATTGGATCTTTAAGAATACGAGAATTGAGGGATCAGTATCAAAAACAACTTGGAAAGAAATTCAACCTTGCCAGCTTCCATGATGAAGTATTGAGCCAGGGCTGTCTTCCTTTAGATGTTTTAAACAGAAAAATGGAGCTTTGGGCGAAAAAGCAGAAGTAA
- a CDS encoding DinB family protein, which translates to MITESLQSLFIRDLNKLKTEIEAYQNEESIWKTDKSISNSAGNLSLHLAGNLCHFVGAILGNSGYVRNRELEFSLKDIPRTELIRQIESTIDIVQSSLDQLTESDLQKAYPLEPLGYKMTTEYFLIHLMGHLSYHLGQINYHRRLLDN; encoded by the coding sequence ATGATAACAGAATCACTACAATCTCTTTTTATCAGAGATTTAAATAAATTAAAAACAGAAATTGAAGCGTATCAAAACGAAGAATCAATCTGGAAGACCGATAAAAGTATTTCAAATTCTGCTGGAAACCTTTCGTTACATTTAGCTGGAAACCTCTGTCACTTTGTGGGGGCAATACTTGGAAACTCTGGATATGTAAGGAACAGAGAACTTGAATTTTCATTAAAAGATATTCCACGTACTGAACTCATTCGTCAAATAGAAAGTACAATTGATATTGTACAATCTTCCCTTGATCAATTAACAGAATCCGATCTCCAAAAAGCTTATCCTCTCGAGCCTTTAGGGTATAAGATGACCACTGAGTATTTTCTGATTCATTTAATGGGACATTTGAGTTATCATTTGGGTCAAATTAATTATCACAGAAGGCTACTGGACAACTAA